One window from the genome of Thermus sediminis encodes:
- the fba gene encoding class II fructose-1,6-bisphosphate aldolase yields MLVTGLEILKRAREGGYGVGAFNVNNMEFLQAVLEAAEEGRSPVILALSEGAMKYGGRALTLMAIELAKEARVPVAVHLDHGSSYEGVLKALRAGFTSVMIDKSHEDFETNVKETKRVVEVAHAVGVTVEAELGRLAGIEEHVAVDEKDALLTNPEEARLFMERTGADYLAVAIGTSHGAYKGKGRPFIDHPRLERIAKLVPAPLVLHGASAVPPELVERFRASGGEIGEAAGIHPEDIQKAISLGIAKINTDTDLRLAFAALIRETLHKNPKEFDPRKYLGPAREAVKEVVKSRMELFGSVGRA; encoded by the coding sequence ATGCTGGTCACGGGTTTGGAGATCCTGAAGCGGGCGCGGGAAGGGGGCTATGGGGTGGGGGCCTTCAACGTGAACAACATGGAGTTCCTCCAGGCGGTCCTCGAGGCCGCCGAGGAGGGAAGAAGCCCGGTGATCCTGGCCCTCTCCGAGGGGGCCATGAAGTACGGGGGCCGGGCCCTGACCCTCATGGCCATAGAGCTGGCCAAAGAGGCCCGGGTGCCGGTGGCCGTCCACCTGGACCACGGGTCTAGCTACGAGGGCGTGCTGAAGGCCCTCCGGGCGGGCTTCACCAGCGTCATGATCGACAAGTCCCACGAGGACTTTGAGACCAACGTAAAGGAGACCAAGCGGGTGGTGGAGGTGGCCCACGCCGTGGGGGTCACGGTGGAGGCGGAGCTGGGGCGGCTTGCCGGCATTGAGGAACACGTGGCCGTGGACGAGAAGGACGCCCTCCTCACCAACCCCGAGGAGGCCCGCCTCTTCATGGAGCGGACGGGGGCCGACTACCTGGCGGTGGCCATCGGCACCAGCCACGGGGCCTACAAGGGGAAGGGGAGGCCCTTCATCGACCATCCCCGGCTGGAGAGGATCGCCAAGCTGGTCCCCGCCCCCCTGGTCCTCCACGGGGCGAGCGCCGTGCCCCCGGAGCTGGTGGAGCGCTTCCGCGCCTCGGGAGGGGAGATCGGGGAGGCTGCGGGCATCCACCCCGAGGACATCCAGAAGGCCATCTCCCTAGGGATCGCCAAGATCAACACCGACACCGACCTGCGCCTAGCCTTCGCCGCCCTCATTCGGGAGACCCTCCATAAGAACCCCAAGGAGTTTGACCCCAGGAAGTACCTGGGCCCGGCCCGGGAGGCGGTGAAGGAGGTGGTGAAGAGCCGCATGGAGCTCTTCGGCTCCGTGGGCCGGGCCTAG
- the rsfS gene encoding ribosome silencing factor → MVKTKEALDLVGRIKDLLWEKKAEGVVALDLRRVSESLDYFVLASAASTPHLEALERHLEEKLKEEGLRPRPTEGQSPRWVVLDYGEVVVHLMTEEARDYYDLEGFWADADRI, encoded by the coding sequence ATGGTGAAGACCAAGGAGGCGTTGGATCTGGTCGGGCGCATCAAGGATCTCCTTTGGGAAAAGAAGGCGGAAGGCGTGGTGGCCCTGGACCTGCGCAGGGTATCGGAGAGCCTGGACTACTTCGTCCTGGCCAGCGCCGCCAGCACCCCCCACCTGGAGGCCCTGGAGCGCCACCTGGAGGAGAAGCTCAAGGAGGAGGGCCTCCGCCCCCGCCCCACGGAGGGGCAGAGCCCCCGCTGGGTGGTCCTGGACTACGGGGAGGTGGTGGTCCACCTCATGACCGAGGAGGCCCGGGACTACTACGACCTCGAGGGCTTCTGGGCCGACGCCGATAGGATCTAG
- a CDS encoding LCP family protein, with the protein MRPRPSLLLLSLVLFALGAVLSLPRSQAEEAIRPKRMGVLPQMGVVVAGRDIEYCGHHTPCGPGSRTDTIFYLRLIGSEVRGVAIPRDLFSPVARGRINAAYARGGAELLKRAVEEATGLVAERHLVLTLESVARVVDALGGVEVVLERPMRYTDRAARLFIDFPAGRLHLTGEEAVKYMRFRHDALGDYARLDRIKGVMGQALRRAQNPATWPALVLALGEAWRELDTDLTLEELLPYLPSVRSLRLSLATLPTREGPSGFLYVDQAAMAAFLEGFFGAVPPSSPPRVAVRLRGVPELLAWAQTFLAHEGILAELEVAEVAQSGVYTKDPEAGAYFADLFHLPLLFPHRPVAGVVVELGQDLLQ; encoded by the coding sequence ATGCGTCCTAGGCCTTCCCTCCTCCTCTTGAGCCTGGTCCTCTTCGCCTTGGGTGCGGTCCTTTCCCTTCCCCGAAGCCAGGCGGAGGAGGCGATCCGCCCCAAGCGGATGGGGGTTCTGCCCCAGATGGGGGTGGTGGTGGCGGGCCGGGACATCGAGTACTGCGGCCACCACACCCCTTGCGGCCCGGGAAGCCGTACGGACACCATCTTCTACCTGCGCCTCATAGGGAGCGAGGTCAGGGGGGTGGCCATCCCCCGGGACCTCTTCAGCCCCGTGGCCCGGGGTAGGATCAACGCCGCCTACGCCCGGGGCGGGGCGGAGCTTCTGAAGCGGGCGGTGGAGGAGGCCACGGGCCTGGTGGCGGAAAGGCACCTCGTCCTCACCCTGGAGAGCGTGGCCCGGGTGGTGGACGCCCTGGGGGGCGTGGAGGTGGTCCTGGAGAGGCCCATGCGTTACACGGACCGGGCCGCCCGGCTCTTCATCGACTTCCCCGCAGGCCGCCTCCACCTCACGGGGGAGGAGGCGGTCAAGTACATGCGCTTCCGCCACGACGCCCTAGGGGACTACGCCCGCCTGGACCGGATCAAGGGGGTGATGGGCCAGGCCCTGAGGAGGGCGCAGAACCCCGCCACCTGGCCCGCTCTGGTCCTGGCTTTGGGGGAGGCCTGGCGGGAGCTGGACACGGACCTGACCCTGGAGGAACTCCTCCCCTACCTGCCCTCGGTGCGAAGCCTGAGGCTTTCCCTCGCCACCCTGCCTACCCGGGAGGGACCGAGCGGTTTCCTCTACGTAGACCAAGCGGCCATGGCGGCCTTCCTGGAGGGATTTTTCGGGGCCGTCCCCCCTTCCTCCCCCCCCCGGGTGGCCGTGCGCCTCAGGGGGGTTCCGGAGCTTTTGGCCTGGGCCCAGACCTTCTTGGCCCACGAGGGGATCCTGGCCGAGCTAGAGGTGGCGGAGGTGGCGCAAAGCGGGGTGTACACCAAGGACCCCGAGGCCGGGGCCTACTTCGCCGACCTCTTTCACCTGCCCCTCCTTTTCCCCCACCGGCCCGTGGCGGGGGTGGTGGTGGAGTTGGGCCAAGACCTGCTACAATAA
- the obgE gene encoding GTPase ObgE produces the protein MTFQDVLHITVAAGKGGDGAVSFRREKFVPKGGPDGGDGGRGGNVYLRAKGSVDSLSELSKRTYKAEDGEHGKGSGRHGRAGRDLFIEVPRGTRVYDADTGELLADLTEEGETVLVAPGGEGGRGNAHFATPTRQAPRFAEAGEEGERRRLRLELMLIADVGLVGYPNAGKSSLLRAATRAQPKVAPYPFTTLSPHLGVAEVSEGRRFTLADIPGIIEGASQGKGLGLEFLRHIARTRVLLYVLDAKEAPLEAFRTLRKEVGAYDPGLLRRPSLVALNKVDLLTLEEVAARVAELSPEGLPVLPVSALTGEGVPELLEALHALVQAAPAPELPKPTPRQEVQAGVEVVPLEEGVYEVRAPEVERYLRRLKGDLAEAAGYLQEVFRRHGVEAALRAKGVRAGDVVRMGGLEFEYIPEV, from the coding sequence TTGACCTTCCAGGACGTTCTCCACATCACCGTCGCCGCCGGTAAGGGTGGCGACGGCGCCGTCTCCTTCCGCCGCGAGAAGTTCGTCCCCAAGGGGGGGCCGGACGGGGGGGATGGGGGGCGGGGGGGAAACGTCTACCTGCGGGCCAAGGGGAGCGTGGACTCCCTCTCCGAGCTCTCCAAGCGCACCTACAAGGCCGAGGACGGGGAGCACGGCAAGGGAAGCGGCCGGCACGGCCGGGCGGGGCGGGACCTCTTCATTGAGGTTCCCCGGGGCACCCGGGTCTACGACGCCGACACGGGGGAGCTTCTGGCGGACCTCACCGAGGAGGGGGAGACCGTCTTGGTGGCCCCGGGCGGAGAGGGGGGGCGGGGGAACGCCCACTTCGCAACCCCTACCCGCCAGGCCCCCCGCTTCGCCGAGGCCGGGGAGGAGGGGGAGAGGAGGAGGCTCCGCCTCGAGCTCATGCTCATCGCTGACGTGGGCCTCGTGGGCTACCCCAACGCGGGGAAGTCCAGCCTCCTCCGGGCCGCCACCCGGGCCCAGCCCAAGGTGGCCCCCTACCCCTTCACCACCCTGAGCCCCCACCTGGGGGTGGCGGAGGTTTCGGAGGGGAGGCGCTTCACCCTGGCGGACATCCCGGGGATCATCGAGGGGGCGAGCCAAGGGAAGGGCCTGGGCCTGGAGTTCCTGCGCCACATCGCCCGCACCCGGGTCCTCCTCTATGTTCTGGACGCAAAGGAAGCCCCTCTGGAGGCCTTTCGTACCCTGCGGAAAGAGGTGGGAGCTTACGATCCTGGCCTCCTCCGGCGGCCGAGCCTCGTGGCCCTCAACAAGGTGGACCTCCTCACCCTGGAGGAGGTGGCCGCCAGGGTGGCGGAGCTTTCCCCGGAAGGGCTTCCCGTCCTCCCGGTGAGCGCCCTCACCGGGGAGGGGGTGCCGGAGCTCCTCGAGGCCCTTCACGCCCTGGTCCAGGCCGCGCCCGCCCCGGAGCTTCCCAAGCCCACCCCCCGCCAGGAGGTCCAGGCGGGGGTGGAGGTGGTGCCCCTCGAGGAGGGGGTGTACGAGGTTCGGGCCCCGGAAGTGGAGCGCTACCTTAGGCGCCTCAAGGGGGACCTCGCCGAGGCCGCGGGCTACCTGCAGGAGGTCTTCCGGCGCCACGGAGTGGAGGCCGCCCTTAGGGCCAAGGGGGTGCGGGCCGGGGACGTGGTGCGCATGGGCGGCCTGGAGTTTGAGTACATCCCGGAGGTGTAG
- a CDS encoding threonine/serine dehydratase, translating into MELASLYAALGRIAPYTHRTPLLTSRLLDELMGKRLLLKAEHLQKTGSFKARGALSKALALENPKGLLAVSSGNHALGVAYAARVLGVKALLVVPEEASPFKKAAARAYGAEVVDQGVTARNREEVAKALQEETGYALIHPFDDPLVMAGQGTAGLELLAQAGKRGVFPEAVLVPVGGGGLIAGIATAVKALSPTTLVLGVEPKGADDARRSLLEGRIVRLEEAPRTRADGVRTLAVGELPFRVMRERVDGVLAVSEEALLEAERLLFTRTKQVVEPTGALPLAAVLEHGERLPYTLALLLSGGNRDFSP; encoded by the coding sequence ATGGAGCTCGCAAGCCTCTACGCCGCCCTTGGGCGCATCGCCCCCTACACTCACCGCACCCCCCTCCTCACCTCCCGCCTCCTGGACGAGCTTATGGGAAAGCGCCTCCTCCTCAAGGCCGAGCACCTGCAAAAGACGGGGAGCTTCAAGGCCCGGGGGGCCCTCTCCAAGGCCCTCGCCCTGGAAAACCCCAAGGGCCTCCTGGCTGTCTCCAGCGGCAACCACGCCCTAGGCGTGGCCTACGCCGCCCGGGTCCTCGGGGTGAAGGCCCTCCTCGTGGTCCCGGAGGAGGCGAGCCCCTTCAAGAAGGCCGCAGCCCGGGCCTACGGGGCCGAGGTGGTGGACCAGGGGGTCACGGCCAGGAACCGGGAGGAGGTGGCCAAGGCCCTCCAGGAGGAGACGGGCTACGCCCTCATCCACCCCTTTGACGACCCCCTGGTCATGGCCGGGCAGGGGACGGCTGGGCTAGAGCTCCTGGCCCAGGCGGGCAAGAGGGGCGTCTTCCCCGAGGCCGTTCTGGTGCCCGTGGGGGGCGGGGGGCTCATCGCCGGCATCGCCACGGCGGTGAAGGCCCTCTCCCCCACCACCCTGGTCCTGGGGGTAGAGCCCAAGGGGGCGGACGACGCCAGGAGGAGCCTCCTGGAAGGGAGGATCGTCCGGCTGGAAGAAGCCCCCAGGACCCGGGCCGATGGGGTTAGGACCCTGGCCGTGGGGGAACTTCCTTTCCGGGTCATGCGGGAAAGGGTGGACGGCGTCCTCGCGGTGAGCGAGGAGGCCCTCCTCGAGGCCGAGCGCCTCCTTTTCACCCGCACCAAGCAGGTGGTGGAGCCCACCGGGGCCCTGCCCCTGGCGGCGGTCCTGGAGCACGGGGAGAGGCTTCCCTACACCCTCGCCCTCCTCCTCTCCGGGGGCAACCGGGACTTCTCTCCCTAG
- the yqeK gene encoding bis(5'-nucleosyl)-tetraphosphatase (symmetrical) YqeK, with protein MKSTVSTASLAEKVKALVKPERFAHILRVAHLAREIAERNGLDGEKAYLAGLLHDAARDLPEGALLALAPPENEVERAHPLSLHGRAARRLAESWGVEDGEVLEAIEGHVYGVDPGNALGMALYIADISEPGRGVNGEIRDLALSGRLGEAYRLAVVNKVNHLRRKGIPIHPRTLEVYHGLGNAS; from the coding sequence TTGAAAAGCACGGTCTCTACCGCTAGCCTGGCCGAGAAAGTGAAGGCCTTGGTCAAGCCCGAGCGCTTCGCCCACATCCTGCGGGTGGCCCACCTGGCCCGGGAGATCGCCGAGAGGAACGGCCTGGACGGGGAGAAGGCCTACCTAGCCGGCCTCCTCCACGATGCCGCCCGGGATCTGCCCGAGGGGGCGCTTCTGGCCCTGGCCCCCCCGGAGAACGAGGTGGAAAGGGCCCACCCTCTCTCCCTCCACGGTCGGGCGGCCCGTCGCCTAGCGGAGAGCTGGGGGGTGGAGGACGGGGAGGTCTTGGAGGCCATAGAGGGCCACGTCTACGGGGTGGACCCCGGGAACGCCTTGGGGATGGCCCTCTACATTGCCGACATCTCCGAGCCCGGACGGGGGGTCAATGGGGAGATCCGGGACCTGGCCCTTTCGGGGAGGCTAGGGGAGGCCTACCGCCTGGCGGTGGTCAACAAGGTGAACCATCTCCGGCGGAAGGGTATCCCCATCCATCCTCGGACCCTAGAGGTGTACCATGGCCTCGGGAATGCGTCCTAG
- a CDS encoding formate--tetrahydrofolate ligase: MTVREALLPIEEVAEKLGLGRERLYPYGPHMAKVQGEPPKAKGRLILVTALTPTPAGEGKTTTAIGLVDALWRLGKRAALALREPSLGPVFGVKGGGTGGGRARLEPRHEINLHFTGDFHAVTSAVNLLNALLDNHLHQGNELGLDPRRIELKRAVDVNDRALRRIVLGLGGRAHGVPREGGFELTAASEVMALMSLAQDFPDLKRRLGRIRVGFTHEGKPVYAGDLGAVGAMAALLRQAFLPNLVQTAEGNPAFVHMGPFGNIAHGTNSVRASRFALGLGDYVVQEAGFATDLGLEKFMNVVARSTGLIPEAVVLVATLRALRYHGGQDAYGMPDPKAVERGLANLAKHVENVELFGYKPVLALNRFPSDTKEEIALVRAFAEERGLPFALSEVYAKGGEGGLELAERVLEALELPHSYRPLYPFEAPLEAKVETIAKRVYGAQGVEWSEEARKALKAAKKEGCEALPVVVAKAATSLSDNPRFRGRPTGFTVRVTDLRCRLGAGFVVVYMGGIETLPGLPKLPQALGIDVDEEGNIRGMDY, from the coding sequence GTGACCGTCAGGGAAGCCCTTTTACCCATAGAGGAGGTGGCGGAAAAGCTGGGCCTAGGCCGGGAGCGGCTTTACCCCTACGGCCCCCATATGGCCAAGGTCCAGGGCGAGCCCCCCAAGGCCAAGGGGAGGCTGATCCTGGTCACCGCCCTCACCCCCACCCCGGCGGGGGAGGGGAAGACCACCACGGCCATCGGCCTGGTGGACGCCCTTTGGCGGCTGGGGAAAAGGGCGGCTTTGGCCCTAAGGGAGCCCTCCCTGGGCCCGGTCTTCGGGGTTAAGGGAGGGGGCACGGGGGGTGGGAGGGCCCGCCTCGAGCCCCGGCACGAGATCAACCTCCACTTCACCGGGGACTTCCACGCGGTGACCAGCGCCGTGAACCTCTTAAACGCCCTTTTGGACAACCACCTGCACCAGGGGAACGAGCTAGGCCTGGACCCCAGGCGCATTGAGCTCAAGCGGGCCGTGGACGTGAACGACCGGGCCTTAAGGCGCATCGTCTTAGGCCTTGGGGGCAGGGCCCACGGGGTGCCTCGGGAGGGGGGGTTTGAGCTCACCGCGGCCAGCGAGGTCATGGCCCTCATGAGCCTGGCCCAGGACTTCCCCGACCTGAAGCGCCGCCTGGGGAGGATCCGGGTGGGCTTCACCCACGAGGGCAAGCCCGTCTACGCCGGGGACCTGGGGGCGGTGGGGGCCATGGCCGCCCTTCTCCGGCAGGCCTTCCTCCCCAACCTGGTGCAGACGGCGGAGGGGAACCCCGCCTTCGTGCACATGGGCCCCTTTGGCAACATCGCCCACGGCACCAACTCCGTGCGGGCGAGCCGCTTCGCCCTAGGCCTTGGGGACTACGTGGTCCAGGAGGCGGGCTTCGCCACCGATTTAGGCCTGGAGAAGTTCATGAACGTGGTGGCCCGCTCCACGGGCCTCATCCCCGAGGCTGTGGTCCTGGTGGCCACCCTAAGGGCCCTCCGCTACCACGGGGGGCAGGACGCCTACGGGATGCCCGACCCCAAGGCGGTGGAGAGGGGCCTCGCCAACCTGGCCAAGCACGTGGAGAACGTGGAGCTTTTTGGCTACAAGCCCGTCCTGGCCCTAAACCGTTTCCCCTCGGACACGAAAGAGGAGATCGCCCTGGTGCGGGCCTTCGCCGAGGAGCGGGGGTTACCCTTCGCCTTAAGCGAGGTCTACGCCAAGGGAGGTGAAGGGGGGCTGGAGCTGGCGGAGAGGGTGCTGGAGGCCCTGGAGCTTCCCCACAGCTACCGCCCCCTCTACCCCTTCGAGGCCCCCCTGGAGGCCAAGGTGGAGACCATCGCCAAGCGGGTCTACGGCGCCCAAGGCGTGGAGTGGAGCGAGGAGGCCAGGAAGGCCCTCAAGGCCGCCAAGAAGGAGGGGTGCGAGGCCCTGCCCGTGGTCGTGGCCAAGGCGGCCACCTCCCTCTCCGACAACCCCAGGTTCCGGGGCCGCCCCACGGGCTTCACCGTGCGGGTCACGGACCTCCGGTGCCGCCTGGGGGCGGGGTTCGTGGTGGTCTACATGGGGGGGATTGAAACCCTCCCTGGCCTGCCCAAACTCCCCCAGGCCCTGGGGATAGACGTGGACGAGGAGGGAAACATCCGGGGCATGGATTACTAA
- a CDS encoding type IV pilus twitching motility protein PilT: MSEAFPQEGRQSLLEMLKAMVQARASDIHLQAGAPPMVRVDGKLRPLTGRPLTPKDTEAIAKALLTPEQQEELEYRKEMDFAYTIPGVARFRCNLMRQRGSFGLVMRVVSEVIPSFEALGLPRETLEGLAARERGLILVTGPTGSGKSTTLAAIIDHINLHYAKNIITIEDPIEFLHRHKKSLVVQREVGLDTDSFYSGIKYAMRQDPDVILIGEMRDKETVEAALMAAQTGHLVLSTLHTLDAWRTINRVIDFFPLHEHGQVRILLAESLLGILSQRLLPRADGTGRVLALEVLIATPYVRELIKDEDKTPQIKEAMMEGSIHGMRTFDQHLVELYKEGLISLEDALSAATSPHEFRLLLTKATGQAY, translated from the coding sequence GTGAGCGAGGCCTTCCCGCAAGAGGGCAGGCAAAGCCTCTTGGAGATGCTCAAGGCCATGGTCCAGGCCCGGGCCTCGGACATCCACCTGCAGGCGGGGGCCCCACCCATGGTCCGGGTGGACGGCAAGCTCAGGCCCCTCACGGGCCGCCCCCTCACCCCCAAGGACACCGAGGCCATCGCCAAGGCCCTCCTCACCCCGGAGCAACAGGAGGAGCTGGAGTACCGCAAGGAGATGGACTTCGCCTACACCATCCCCGGGGTGGCCCGCTTCCGCTGCAACCTCATGAGGCAGCGGGGAAGCTTCGGCCTGGTCATGCGCGTGGTCTCCGAGGTCATCCCCAGCTTTGAGGCCTTGGGCCTGCCCCGGGAGACCCTGGAGGGCTTGGCAGCCAGGGAAAGGGGCCTCATCCTGGTCACGGGGCCCACGGGAAGCGGCAAGAGCACCACATTGGCCGCCATCATTGACCACATCAACCTGCACTATGCCAAGAACATCATCACCATTGAGGACCCCATAGAGTTCCTGCACCGGCACAAGAAGAGCTTGGTGGTCCAGCGGGAGGTGGGCCTGGACACGGACAGCTTCTACTCCGGGATCAAGTACGCCATGCGCCAGGACCCGGACGTAATCCTGATCGGGGAGATGCGGGACAAGGAAACGGTGGAGGCCGCCCTCATGGCCGCCCAGACGGGCCACCTGGTCCTCTCCACCCTGCACACCCTGGACGCTTGGCGCACCATCAACCGGGTCATTGACTTTTTCCCCTTGCACGAGCACGGGCAGGTGCGGATCCTCCTGGCCGAGTCCCTTCTCGGCATCCTCTCCCAGAGGCTCCTGCCCCGGGCGGACGGGACGGGGCGGGTCCTGGCCCTCGAGGTCCTCATCGCCACCCCCTACGTGCGGGAGCTCATCAAGGACGAGGACAAGACCCCCCAGATCAAAGAAGCCATGATGGAGGGCTCCATCCACGGGATGCGCACCTTTGACCAGCACCTGGTGGAGCTCTACAAGGAGGGCCTCATCTCCCTGGAGGACGCCCTTTCCGCCGCCACCAGCCCCCACGAGTTCCGGCTCCTCCTCACCAAGGCCACGGGGCAGGCCTACTGA
- the secG gene encoding preprotein translocase subunit SecG: MDFLYTLVILFYLGVAGLLVYLVLVQEPRQGAGDLMGGFADLFSARGVTGGLYRLTLLLGVVFAALALLIGLWPR, from the coding sequence ATGGACTTCCTCTACACCTTGGTCATCCTCTTCTACCTCGGCGTGGCGGGGCTTCTGGTCTACCTGGTCCTGGTGCAGGAACCCAGGCAAGGGGCCGGGGACCTCATGGGGGGGTTTGCCGACCTCTTCTCTGCCCGGGGCGTCACGGGGGGGCTTTACCGCCTTACCCTCCTCCTGGGGGTGGTCTTCGCCGCCCTGGCCCTCCTCATCGGCCTCTGGCCCCGTTGA
- the panC gene encoding pantoate--beta-alanine ligase has product MKVVRAVADLWGALPQGGVGFVPTMGYLHRGHLALVERARRENPFVVVSIFVNPLQFGPGEDYHRYPRDLSRDWALLEEAGVDLLFAPGVEEIYPRGFATRVQVEGSLTALWEGEVRPGHFQGVATVVARLFLLVRPERAYFGEKDYQQLLVIRKMVKDLGFPLEVVGVPTVREEDGLALSSRNVYLSPETRQKASVLYQALLAMREVALSGGGVAEALEAGERVLEGVPQFRPDYLAIVHPETLLPLSRILPGARGLVAGRFPEVRLIDNLEVYP; this is encoded by the coding sequence GTGAAGGTGGTGCGTGCCGTGGCCGACCTGTGGGGGGCCCTGCCCCAGGGAGGGGTGGGCTTTGTTCCCACCATGGGCTACCTTCACCGGGGGCACCTGGCCCTAGTGGAAAGGGCCCGCCGGGAAAACCCCTTCGTGGTGGTGTCCATCTTCGTCAACCCCTTGCAGTTTGGCCCTGGGGAGGACTACCACCGCTACCCCCGGGACCTCTCCCGGGACTGGGCCCTCTTGGAGGAGGCGGGGGTGGATCTCCTGTTCGCCCCGGGGGTGGAGGAGATCTACCCCCGGGGTTTCGCCACCCGGGTCCAAGTGGAGGGTTCCCTCACCGCCCTTTGGGAGGGGGAGGTCCGCCCCGGGCACTTCCAGGGGGTGGCCACGGTGGTGGCCCGGCTCTTTCTCTTGGTGAGGCCCGAGCGGGCCTACTTTGGCGAAAAGGACTACCAGCAGCTTCTTGTTATCCGCAAGATGGTCAAGGATCTGGGCTTCCCCCTCGAGGTGGTGGGGGTGCCCACGGTGCGGGAGGAGGATGGCCTGGCCCTCTCCAGCCGCAACGTCTACCTCTCCCCGGAGACCAGGCAGAAGGCTTCTGTCCTGTACCAGGCCCTTCTGGCCATGCGGGAGGTGGCCCTCTCGGGGGGTGGCGTGGCCGAGGCCCTGGAAGCAGGGGAGAGGGTCCTAGAGGGGGTGCCCCAGTTCCGCCCCGACTACCTGGCCATCGTCCACCCCGAAACCCTCCTGCCCCTTTCCCGCATCCTTCCCGGAGCCCGGGGCCTCGTGGCGGGGCGGTTCCCCGAGGTCAGGCTCATCGACAACCTGGAGGTGTACCCGTGA
- the rplU gene encoding 50S ribosomal protein L21, producing the protein MFAIVKTGGKQYRVEPGLRLRVEKLDLEPGSQVELPVLLLGGERTVMGAPLVEGAKVVAEVLGHGRGKKITISKFKAKVQYRRKRGHRQPYTEILIKEIQG; encoded by the coding sequence ATGTTCGCGATCGTCAAGACAGGCGGAAAGCAGTACCGGGTGGAACCCGGCCTCAGGCTCCGGGTGGAGAAGCTGGACCTGGAGCCTGGGAGCCAGGTGGAGCTTCCCGTCCTCCTCCTCGGCGGGGAGAGGACGGTGATGGGGGCCCCGTTGGTGGAGGGGGCCAAGGTGGTGGCCGAGGTTCTGGGCCACGGCAGGGGCAAGAAGATCACCATCTCCAAGTTCAAGGCCAAGGTGCAGTACCGCAGGAAGCGGGGGCACCGCCAGCCCTACACGGAGATCCTCATCAAGGAGATCCAGGGGTGA
- the rpmA gene encoding 50S ribosomal protein L27 has protein sequence MAHKKGLGSTKNGRDSQAKRLGVKRYGGQMVKAGHILVRQRGTRFKPGKNVGMGRDFTLFALVDGVVEFQDKGRLGRFVSVRPLG, from the coding sequence ATGGCGCACAAGAAGGGACTCGGTTCCACGAAGAACGGCCGCGACTCCCAGGCCAAGCGCCTAGGGGTGAAGCGCTACGGCGGCCAGATGGTGAAGGCGGGCCACATCCTGGTGCGGCAACGGGGCACCCGGTTCAAGCCGGGGAAGAACGTGGGCATGGGCCGGGACTTCACCCTCTTCGCCCTGGTGGACGGGGTGGTGGAGTTCCAGGACAAGGGGCGGCTAGGCCGCTTTGTGAGCGTCCGCCCGCTGGGCTAA
- the nadD gene encoding nicotinate-nucleotide adenylyltransferase translates to MRLGLFGGSFDPIHLGHLIAAEEAADALGLDRVLFVVAARPPHKTPVAPPEARYEMVLLATAEEGRFFASRLELDRPGASYTVDTLLEARRLFPEAELFFITGADAYRDVLAWKEGHRLVELATLVAVARPGYSLEGVPVPVVPLPVPEVGISSTEIRRRIAQGRSVRFWVPRPVEVYLEKHGLYR, encoded by the coding sequence GTGCGTCTGGGCCTTTTCGGCGGCAGCTTTGACCCCATCCACCTGGGCCACCTCATCGCCGCGGAGGAGGCGGCGGATGCCTTGGGCCTAGACCGGGTCCTCTTCGTGGTGGCCGCCCGCCCGCCCCACAAGACCCCCGTGGCCCCTCCCGAGGCCCGCTACGAGATGGTCCTCCTGGCCACCGCCGAGGAAGGGCGGTTTTTCGCCTCCAGGCTGGAGCTGGACCGCCCCGGGGCCAGTTACACCGTGGACACCCTCCTGGAGGCCCGCAGGCTCTTCCCCGAGGCCGAGCTCTTCTTCATCACCGGGGCCGACGCCTATCGGGATGTCCTCGCCTGGAAGGAGGGGCACCGCCTTGTGGAACTCGCCACCCTGGTGGCCGTGGCCCGGCCCGGCTATTCCCTGGAGGGTGTGCCGGTGCCGGTGGTGCCCCTTCCGGTGCCCGAGGTGGGCATCTCCAGCACCGAGATCAGGAGGAGGATCGCCCAGGGGAGGAGCGTGCGCTTTTGGGTGCCGCGGCCCGTGGAGGTATACCTTGAAAAGCACGGTCTCTACCGCTAG